The region ATCGCCGCAAACAATACCCCCGCCACGCCTGAACAAGCAGAAGATATGGCGTTAAATCGTCTACAGCTGCAATTGATGGACGAGCTGCGTGAGCAGGTGTCCATGTCTAATGAGCAGTTAGCCAGTTTGGCGGATAATAATCAGGCGTTACGCCAACATTTGGCGCAATTAAGCGCCGAAGTGGCCGCGCTTAAAGCCAATACCGATGAGCGATCGAGTCAAGATGTGGCCCCAGAGGCCGAGCCTAAAGGTTGGTTACAAGAGTTGCTGAATAACCCCATTAACTTGGCGCTGATCCTCATCTTACCGGCCTTGTTGTTGCTGGCCTTGTTTACCTTGTGGTGGCGCAATCGTGAGCGTCGCGATCTCGCCGCCCAAGAGCAAGCATTAACTGAAAACAGCATGATAATGGACGATGAGCGGGATGAGTTTGACGACTTGTTTGCCACGGCTGATGACAGTCTCGACGATGAAGCCGATGCCTTTGCCAGCCCTGAGCCCATTGCTGAGCAAGACATAGATGAAGATGCGTTTGCGCGCTTCTTAGAAGAACAGCAACAATTAGAAGAAGCGGAAGCCGGTCGGCAAGTAGAGGTCGAGGCACCACAGCCGGTTGTTGAACCTGAACTCATTCCTGAGCCAGAGCTAACCCCCGAGCTTGAGCCTGAAGTGGATGAAGATCCGTTATTCGAAGATACCTTGTTTGAAGATGAGCAGTTTGAAGATCAAGAATTCGAAGACGAGCCGTTGGAAGATGACATACCTAAAGATATACCGCTTGAAGATCAGCTCTTTGAAGACGAAATACCATTAACGACCACCACTGACTCGCTCAGTAATGAAGAGCTGGACGATTTATTTAATCCGCCCACGACTGCCGAAGCAGCCCCACTAACGGCAGACGTTGCGGAGCAAGCGCCAATTGAGCAGGATGAGCCGCCGGCCCGTTTGGTTGACGACTGGCCCGCTGAATCAATCGCCGACATGGAATCTGAGCTTGAGTCAGCGCCGGATCCTGAACCTTATGTGTCTGTCGACGAGCTGATGGCCGATGCGGAGCGGGGCGAAGGCCCAGATCCAGATCGCGAGCGTAAATTAGATCTGGAGCTAGACGATTATGCCAGCGTGATTGGTCAAGGGCAGGGCGTAGACATTGATATTGATGAAGGTGGCATGAGCGGCCAACTCGACTTGGCCCGCGCTTATCTGGAAATTGACGATATCGACAGCGCCCGTGACCTGCTTAATGAAGCGCTTGAACGCGGCAACGCTGAGCAACAGCGTGATGCGAAGAAGCTATTACAGCGGCTCGATAAACGCGGTTGATGCTCACCGACCCCATTTATGGGGTCGGTATTCAATTTTGTAGATTAACGAGTATAATCGCTCCCTTTAATCCCCTTGGAACTAATTTATGCGCATTGCCCTTGGCATCGAGTATGACGGCAGTCAGTATTTTGGCTGGCAACGGCAACGAGACGTGACCAGTGTGCAAGCTGAGGTAGAAAAAGCCCTATCTAAAGTTGCTAATCATCCAGTGTTGGTACAATGCGCGGGCCGTACCGATACCGGCGTGCATGGCCTCGGCCAAGTGGTGCATTTTGACACCCATGCGGATCGCCAAGCCAGTGCTTGGACCTTAGGCATGAATGCCAATTTACCCAAAGACATTGCCGTGCGCTGGGCTAAGCCCATGCCTGATGATTTTCATGCGCGCTTCAGTGCTACCGCGCGCCGTTATCGCTACATTATTTATAACCACAATATGCGGCCTGCCATTTTGCACAGTGGCGTCAGCCATTATGTGGGCGAGTTAGATGCAGACAAAATGCACGCTGCGGGCCAGTGTTTAGTGGGTGAACACGACTTTACCTCGTTTCGTGCCCTGCAATGCCAATCGCACAGCCCGCACCGCACCATTTTGCATTTAAATGTGCAGCGTTATGGGCATTACGTGGTGTTAGATGTGAAAGCCAATGCGTTTGTACACCATATGGTACGTAACATTGCCGGCACCTTAATTAAGGTGGGCTTAGGTGATGCAGACGAGGCGTGGGTGGGTGAAGTATTGGCGGTGCGCGATCGTAGATTGGCGGGGCACACGGCTAAGGCCGGCGGTTTATATATGGTGGCTGTGGATTATCCTGATGCCTTTGAGGTGCCTAAGCCTGCAGCTGGGCCCTTATGGCTACCAGAGTCCTTGCGCTAAGGCGCAGGGCTTAAGTAGCAGGCCAAGTACACTCAGGGCAAAGGGTACAGTGACACGCGAACAAAACAATTGAGCGGTATAGAGAGCCAAGCTGAGTCGTATAGAAAACTAAACAGCGTCTCTAACCGTCTTCGAAGTGAACTTTTTTACTCACCTTTTTATCAACCTAAAGGCTGATATATGGTTTAATGCCCGCCATCAGATGGTGGGCAGTTGCTGGGAATAAGAAACGCCGGCAACAGTAAGCCAACAGCCTATAGATTAATGATGCAATCAAGCTAAGGATTTCCATGAGCTGGCTAGACAAAATTCTTCCTAAGAATAAAAACATTGGTATTCGTCGTCAGAGCGTCCCAGAAGGGGTGTGGAGCAAATGTGGCAGCTGTGAGCAAGTTTTATACCGTGCCGAGCTCGAACGCCAATTAGAAGTGTGCCCTAAGTGTAATCACCACATGCGCATTGGCGCGCGTTTACGCTTGGATAAATTCCTCGATGCGCAGAACCGCGTAGAATTGGGCGTGGAGTTTGAGCCACAAGATATCTTGAAGTTTAAAGACTCTAAGCGCTATAAAGACCGCATTAGTGCGGCCCAAAAAGCCAGCAATGAAAAAGACGCACTGGTTGCCATGACGGGTACCTTAAAAGGCCTGCCTGTAGCCGTGTGTGCTTTTGAATTCTCCTTTATGGGTGGATCCATGGCATCGGTGGTGGGTGCTCGCTTTATTGAAGCGGTAAATGCCTGTATCGAAGATCGCCGCGCCTTGGTGTGCTTCTCTTCATCTGGCGGCGCGCGCATGCAAGAAGCCTTGTTCTCCTTGATGCAAATGGCCAAAACCAGTGCTGCCTTAAATCGTTTATCAGCAGCAGGTTTGCCATTTATTTCCGTATTAACCGACCCGACCATGGGCGGCGTGTCCGCCAGTTTGGCCATGCTAGGCGACATTAATATTGGCGAGCCTAAAGCGTTAATCGGTTTTGCCGGCCCGCGGGTAATTGAGCAAACCGTACGTGAAAAATTGCCTGAAGGCTTCCAGCGCAGTGAGTTCTTGCTGGAGCACGGTGCCATCGACATGATTGTGGATCGTCGTGAAATGCGCGATACCGTGGCCGGTTTAGTGGGTAAACTGATGAATCTTGAGGCTGCTGAAAGCAAGCCATTAGATCATGAGGCGGTAAAAGTCTAATGAGCCGCATGGTTGAGCCTGAGTCTGTATCTAAGCTTGAGCAGCAGCGCACCTTAGCGGACTGGTTAGTGGTGCTGGAAGGGCTCAATATGGCTCATATTGAGCTGGGTTTAGCGCGCATGTCATTGCTGGCTGAGCGCTTAAACTTGCTCAGTTTGCCAAGCCATGTGATAACCGTTGGTGGCACCAATGGCAAAGGCACCACCTGTGCCTTGCTGGAGTCCATGCTGCGTGCGGGTGGCGTGAGTGTGGGCGTATATTCCTCGCCTCACTTAGTCGATTATCGTGAGCGGGTGCGCATTAACGGTAACAGCCCTGCAGCCGCGGATTTTTGTGACGCCTTTGCAGCGGTAGAAGCAGCGCGGCTTGATGATGAGGGTCGTGAAACGGCACTCACGTATTTTGAGTTCACGACACTGGCGGCACTGTGGCTATTTCGCGCCGCTGCACCCAAGGTGGTGTTATTAGAGGTCGGCTTAGGCGGGCGGTTAGATGCCACTAATGTGGTGGCCTCTGAACAAGCCGTGGTCACCACTATTTCTTTGGATCACACAGACTGGCTAGGCGATGACCGCGAGAGTGTCGGTTTTGAAAAAGCCGGCATTTTTCGACGCGCGAAACCGGCAGTGTGCGGCGATGCCAATCCACCGGCCTCGTTGTTGGCCCATGCGGCCAGCCTTGATACGCCACTGTTTTGCACTGGGCGTGACTACACTTGGTCGTTAGCAGACAAACAGGGGCAAGTTGCCGGCACGACTTGGTCGTTTCATGGCTTAGGCTTGGCATTGGACGATTTGCCCACACCTGCGCTACCGGTGATGAATGCGGCCACCGCTCTTGCGGCGCTGGCCTTATCGCCGTTTGTACTGAGCGAGCAAGCTATTCGTAACGGCTTGATGCAGGCCCAATTAACTGGGCGTTTACAGCAACTTAGCGCACAGTTGTGGGTAGATGTGGCCCATAATCCTGAGTCTGCTGAGTATCTTGCGAGCCAACTCAGCCGCATTAGAAAGTCTGGGCGTTTATTAGGCGTGGTAGGTATGCTTAAAGATAAAGACATTGAACACAGCTTAGCGCCGTTAGCGGACCAACTTGATGGCTGGTATTTAGCCAGCTTGGGGGGGCCACGCGGCGCCAGTGCGGCTGAATTAGCGCAGTGGCAAGCCGGTGCCTGTTTTGATTCTGTGGCTGAGGCTTTGGCTGCGGCAGAAATCGATGCTAATGAGCAAGATGTGATTATTGCGTTCGGCTCTTTTTTTACGGTTGCCGACATTTTGGCGAGCAAAGAGTGGCAATGAAAACGTCAGCAAATAATTAGTTAGCAAACCATGAGTTAGAAATAAGTCAGTTAGTAAAAAAATCGGTGGCAAACAAGCCATAAATTATGCCGGTAGCGGCGTTTAGTGAAGGAGCGGGCTTTGGCCACACAGTTTCAGCAGCGATTAATCGGTACCGTGATCATAGTGGCCATTGGGGTAATTTTTTTACCGGACTTACTGAGCGGTAAAAAACAGCTCGTGCCTGACGAAGCCGTAACCATACCGCTGCGCCCGCAGCTTGATGCGCCTTTGCAAGCCATTACTCCACCGCCTCGCCCAGGCACAGAAGCGGCCGGTAGAGCGGCAGAAGCTGCGCAACAAGTGGCAGCGGCAGCGGAGCAACTGGCGGCTCAGCAAGCGGCTGCACAACAGGCGGGTTTACAGCAATCTGCCCCACAGCAAGCAGCGCCAGCTCAGCCGGTCGCTGAAGTGTGGACCATAGAGCAAACGCAAGAAGCGCCGCCGGTCGCGCCTAAACCCGCACCGCAACCTCAAGCTGTGGTTCAGGCACCGGCACCGCAGCCTAAACCTGCGCCTGTCCCGCAGCCAGCGCCACAGCCAGTGACTAAGCCTGCCCCGCAGCCAGTAGCTCAGCCACGGCTGGTAGCAGGGCAAATACAGCAAATTGAGCCCAGAGTCGTGACGCCACAGCCACAAACTCAACAAGCGGCGCCTCAAGCTCCCGCACAGCCAGCTGGTGCTGCACAAGGTCAATTTGTGGTGCAACTGGGTGCGTTTCGTAATGCGGCAAACGTGAACGCCTTAGTGCAGAAGCTAAGAGCGGCGGGCTATAACGCACAAACTACGCCCAGTACCCCCCGCGAAGGCGAGCTAAACCGCGTTTGGGTGGGTCCTGCGAGTAAGGCTAGCTTAGACCAACAACTGCCCGCATTGCAGCGCCTCACTGGCCTCAATGGCAGTGTAAGGCCTAAGTAGCCAACAGCGCCGAGCGCCAAGCACCAAGAAAAATAAAACCCGAGTCTGTGACACAGACTCGGGTTTTTTGTTTCTGTCGACCAGCGTAGCTGGATGAGTTTAAATATTTACTACAGAAGGACGATATTTTGTAGCCGCCCGTCTCTTTGGTAAAGAGGACTTCGGCGGGCCAGCGTAGCTGGATGTGTTGAAACAACGAGCAAGACAGTGGCGAATACTCTTTAAATAAAACAGGGCCACACTACAAGCTATTTATCTATAACAGGGCACCGATAAAGCGGTGCCTGTCTTTAGCTTGGTGCTAGGCGCTCGGTGTACTTTTAGGGATCTGCTGAGTGATGCAGTGGATATTACCGCCGCCGAGTAAAATCTCGCGCGCTGCTATACCCACGACTTCAAGCTCGGGGAAGATAGTTTCCAGCATGGCTTGGGCTGCACCGTCCGTCTTAGGGTCGAGCAACGGAAAGATTAACCGCTGATTGGTGATTAAAAAATTCACGTAAGAGCCGGCCATGCGCTCACCGGCCACCCTGGGTATGGCGGATCCAGTTTGCACACCGGCGGCTTCTTGCTCTGTGATGTACAAGGGGCCTGGCTGGGGAAGCTTCCAGATTTTAAGCGCACGGCCCTGCGCATCTCGTGCTTCACTCAGCACTTTATACGCGGCTTGTGAACGGGCGTATTGCGGGTCGGCGGCATCGTCCGTCCAGTGCAGTATCACTTCACCGGGGCGGGCAAAGCAGGCCATGTTATCGATGTGACCGTCGGTTTCATCCAGATGCACTCCTAATGGCAGCCAGATAAAATGGGTCACGCCCAAAGACTCAGCCAATACTTGCTCGATGTCGGCTTGGCTTAAATCCGGATTACGGTTTTGATTGAGTAAGCACTCAGCCGTGGTGAGCAGGGTGCCTTCACCGTCCACATGAATCGAGCCGCCTTCTAAGATCAAGGCGTTATCTTGTTGGGTGATGCCAAGCTCACGCAACATGGCACTGGCCATGAGTTGGTCTTGGTCCCATGACTCATACAAGCCTTCTTGCTCGCCACCCCAAGCGTTAAACACCCAGCTAATGCCAGCACGCTCGCCTTGGTTATTCAGCACCACGGTGGGGCCTGTATCCCGAGCCCAAGCATCATCACTGTCGATGGCCACGAGTTTGACGTGTGCGGGCATTATCGCCTTGGCCTTAGGCATGTCTTGCTCAGGCACTGCCATATACACAGGTGTCGCGACCGCTATGGCCTCAGCCAATTTGGCAAAGGTGGCCTGTGCGGGTGCGGCTTGCTCACGCCAGTTATCGGGGCGATGGGGCCAAATCATCCACACCGCCTCTTGTGCTGCCCATTCGCCGGGCATGTAAAAGTTAGCCATTATCGGCCACCTTCGCGTTTGCCGTCTGAGGTCTGCACAGTGTGATACATAGCAGGGCGACGGTCGCGGAACAATCCCCAACTGGCGCGGGTATTCGCAATCTGCTCTAAGTCGAAGCTGTGGACGATAACGCCGCTAGTGGTTTTATCGGCTTGTTGCACCAAGGCGCCTAGTTCGTCGGTAATAAAGGAGGAGCCGTAAAAGGTGGTTTCAAGGCCCTCGATAAACTTACTGTGCTCGGTGCCAATGCGGTTGGACGCTATTACCGGCACCAAATTGGCGGCGGCGTGGCCTTGTTGAGTACGCGTCCAATGCGGCTGGCTGTCGATACTGGCATCTTGGGGCTCGGTGCCAATAGCGGTGGGGAAGAACATTAGTTCTGCACCCATTAACGCCATACTGCGGGCAGTTTCAGGAAACCACTGATCCCAACAAATGGCCACGCCAATTTTGGCATAACGGGTTTGCCAAACTTTAAAGCCGGTGTCGCCGGGCGTGAAAAACTGCTTTTCTTGATAGCCAGGGCCATTCGGAATATGCGTTTTTCGATACAGATCCAACACGCTGCCATCAGCATCGATCACCACCAGTGAGTTATAAAAGGCGGTACCGGCGCGCTCAAAAAAGCTCAATGGCAACACCACGGCCAGCTCTTTAGCCAGCGCTTGAAAATGGCGGATCAGCGGGCTGTTATCCACTTCTTGGGCCAGCGCAAAATGCTCTGGACTTTGGTCGATACAAAAGTAGGGTGCGGCAAAGAGCTCTTGAATAAGAATAATCTGTGCGCCTTGAGCGGCGGCGTCGCGCACTAACTGTTCGGCACGCGCGATATTGTCATCTTGATCCCAGCTACAAGCCATCTGGGTGGCGGCGACACTAACCATTGCCATGTTTAATTCCTCAACGTAATAAATGTGGGCGAGTCGACAAGGAACTTGAAGGCGTTATCACTCCCACCATGGGCGGCCAAGCCATTCCTTTTATTACAACTCAATTTTAAGGCCGCAGTGTGCCTTTAAGGTTGGCATCTCGCAATTAGATAATGCGATTTTTTTGAGTTCAATGGCGAACCAAACCCTCAACATCAAGAAAAAACATCGAACCTAAAGCAGCGTATAGTTTTGCTATTGGGTAAAGGCCGCTTCAGTTGGCCGATCTTGCGTCGCAGAACTAAGAACCTAAAAACAACACTGATATTAAACTTGGTGTTGGTTGATGGTTTCTTGTGCCGCTGCGCGCCACCGGCCAGCTAAAGCGGCCTCTACGGTGCACCAGCGCTCCCCAGTGCTATGCCTTTCTCTAACCAAAAAAGCCGCCAACCCCATGTGGGTTGACGGCTTTTTATATTTTATGTTTAACGGATAGCGTAAAACGTAAAACGTAAGGCGTACAGCTAGCAGTTAAAGCACCATAGCCGCAAACCAACCAAAGGCAATTAAGGGAATGTTGTAATGAATAAAGGTCGGTACGACTGAATCCCAAATATGGTCGTGTTGGCCATCGGCGTTTAAGCCAGAGGTGGGGCCGAGCGTGGAGTCAGAGGCCGGAGAGCCTGCATCGCCCAGCGCGCCTGCCGTGCCAATAATGGCCAATGCCGCCAAGGGCGAAAAGCCCAGCGCCAGACACAAAGGTGCATAAATAGGCGCAATGATGGGAATGGTCGAAAACGAAGAGCCAATGCCCATGGTGATCAGCAAGCCTACGATCAGCATCATTAACGCGGCCAACGGCTTATTGTCGCCCATACTCATTTCCACGGCTTGCACCAAGCTGCCAATACCATCGGTTTCTTTAATCACGGCGGAAAAGCCGGCGGCGGCAATCATAATAAAGC is a window of Oceanisphaera sp. IT1-181 DNA encoding:
- a CDS encoding FimV/HubP family polar landmark protein — translated: MIKRLKPYLGVGLAAWVASSAVLAQGDFYIELRGPESADSAQTREPDRPAAVPQASPAQQTRPIQQIGTIPAPAATAAGQYGPVRSTDTLWTIAEKYTRSPVTVQQTMVALYHLNPRAFVRGNINNLQRGVQLRLPTASQARQRSAGEAQTEFSRLTRQGNRRVVQGATAPARPQVAVAQVSSVTPKPAPKPTVQPAAQPIASTNTAAPTAARPPVTEPTPAANGLTEPKAATNGLTAPKAAPIIAANNTPATPEQAEDMALNRLQLQLMDELREQVSMSNEQLASLADNNQALRQHLAQLSAEVAALKANTDERSSQDVAPEAEPKGWLQELLNNPINLALILILPALLLLALFTLWWRNRERRDLAAQEQALTENSMIMDDERDEFDDLFATADDSLDDEADAFASPEPIAEQDIDEDAFARFLEEQQQLEEAEAGRQVEVEAPQPVVEPELIPEPELTPELEPEVDEDPLFEDTLFEDEQFEDQEFEDEPLEDDIPKDIPLEDQLFEDEIPLTTTTDSLSNEELDDLFNPPTTAEAAPLTADVAEQAPIEQDEPPARLVDDWPAESIADMESELESAPDPEPYVSVDELMADAERGEGPDPDRERKLDLELDDYASVIGQGQGVDIDIDEGGMSGQLDLARAYLEIDDIDSARDLLNEALERGNAEQQRDAKKLLQRLDKRG
- the aguA gene encoding agmatine deiminase — encoded protein: MANFYMPGEWAAQEAVWMIWPHRPDNWREQAAPAQATFAKLAEAIAVATPVYMAVPEQDMPKAKAIMPAHVKLVAIDSDDAWARDTGPTVVLNNQGERAGISWVFNAWGGEQEGLYESWDQDQLMASAMLRELGITQQDNALILEGGSIHVDGEGTLLTTAECLLNQNRNPDLSQADIEQVLAESLGVTHFIWLPLGVHLDETDGHIDNMACFARPGEVILHWTDDAADPQYARSQAAYKVLSEARDAQGRALKIWKLPQPGPLYITEQEAAGVQTGSAIPRVAGERMAGSYVNFLITNQRLIFPLLDPKTDGAAQAMLETIFPELEVVGIAAREILLGGGNIHCITQQIPKSTPSA
- a CDS encoding SPOR domain-containing protein is translated as MATQFQQRLIGTVIIVAIGVIFLPDLLSGKKQLVPDEAVTIPLRPQLDAPLQAITPPPRPGTEAAGRAAEAAQQVAAAAEQLAAQQAAAQQAGLQQSAPQQAAPAQPVAEVWTIEQTQEAPPVAPKPAPQPQAVVQAPAPQPKPAPVPQPAPQPVTKPAPQPVAQPRLVAGQIQQIEPRVVTPQPQTQQAAPQAPAQPAGAAQGQFVVQLGAFRNAANVNALVQKLRAAGYNAQTTPSTPREGELNRVWVGPASKASLDQQLPALQRLTGLNGSVRPK
- the folC gene encoding bifunctional tetrahydrofolate synthase/dihydrofolate synthase, which encodes MSRMVEPESVSKLEQQRTLADWLVVLEGLNMAHIELGLARMSLLAERLNLLSLPSHVITVGGTNGKGTTCALLESMLRAGGVSVGVYSSPHLVDYRERVRINGNSPAAADFCDAFAAVEAARLDDEGRETALTYFEFTTLAALWLFRAAAPKVVLLEVGLGGRLDATNVVASEQAVVTTISLDHTDWLGDDRESVGFEKAGIFRRAKPAVCGDANPPASLLAHAASLDTPLFCTGRDYTWSLADKQGQVAGTTWSFHGLGLALDDLPTPALPVMNAATALAALALSPFVLSEQAIRNGLMQAQLTGRLQQLSAQLWVDVAHNPESAEYLASQLSRIRKSGRLLGVVGMLKDKDIEHSLAPLADQLDGWYLASLGGPRGASAAELAQWQAGACFDSVAEALAAAEIDANEQDVIIAFGSFFTVADILASKEWQ
- the aguB gene encoding N-carbamoylputrescine amidase; the encoded protein is MAMVSVAATQMACSWDQDDNIARAEQLVRDAAAQGAQIILIQELFAAPYFCIDQSPEHFALAQEVDNSPLIRHFQALAKELAVVLPLSFFERAGTAFYNSLVVIDADGSVLDLYRKTHIPNGPGYQEKQFFTPGDTGFKVWQTRYAKIGVAICWDQWFPETARSMALMGAELMFFPTAIGTEPQDASIDSQPHWTRTQQGHAAANLVPVIASNRIGTEHSKFIEGLETTFYGSSFITDELGALVQQADKTTSGVIVHSFDLEQIANTRASWGLFRDRRPAMYHTVQTSDGKREGGR
- the truA gene encoding tRNA pseudouridine(38-40) synthase TruA, whose translation is MRIALGIEYDGSQYFGWQRQRDVTSVQAEVEKALSKVANHPVLVQCAGRTDTGVHGLGQVVHFDTHADRQASAWTLGMNANLPKDIAVRWAKPMPDDFHARFSATARRYRYIIYNHNMRPAILHSGVSHYVGELDADKMHAAGQCLVGEHDFTSFRALQCQSHSPHRTILHLNVQRYGHYVVLDVKANAFVHHMVRNIAGTLIKVGLGDADEAWVGEVLAVRDRRLAGHTAKAGGLYMVAVDYPDAFEVPKPAAGPLWLPESLR
- the accD gene encoding acetyl-CoA carboxylase, carboxyltransferase subunit beta is translated as MSWLDKILPKNKNIGIRRQSVPEGVWSKCGSCEQVLYRAELERQLEVCPKCNHHMRIGARLRLDKFLDAQNRVELGVEFEPQDILKFKDSKRYKDRISAAQKASNEKDALVAMTGTLKGLPVAVCAFEFSFMGGSMASVVGARFIEAVNACIEDRRALVCFSSSGGARMQEALFSLMQMAKTSAALNRLSAAGLPFISVLTDPTMGGVSASLAMLGDINIGEPKALIGFAGPRVIEQTVREKLPEGFQRSEFLLEHGAIDMIVDRREMRDTVAGLVGKLMNLEAAESKPLDHEAVKV